CCTCAAAGTATGGGCTTGTAATACTTATACAGGCAAGGCAAGCCAGATTTATACAGAAAAAGAAACTGCTTGGATTGATGTAGTTAGTCAAAGTGACTGGAAATGGCTCAAAAAAGGCAACGAATTTACCTGGACTACCGAAAAAGATGGCTGGCGACACTTATACAAAGTGGCTAAAGATGGTAGCAAACAACAATTGATCACTCAGGGCAATTTTGATGTGGTCAATGTACTAGAGATTGACCCAAAAGGTGGCTACTGCTATTTTATTGCCTCGCCCGATAACCCTACTCAACGTTATTTGTACCGTGCTTCGTTGTATAAAAAAGGCAAGGCTACCCGACTTACGCCCAGTAACCAACCAGGTACGCACAACTACAATGTGGCACCCGGAGGTAAATATGCCATTCACACTTACTCTACAGCCAACCAACCACCTGTAACGGAGCTAGTGACCCTGCCCAACCATAAGGTAATCAAGACTTTGATAAGCAACGACAAAATAAAGGCAACCCTTGCCAGTTTAAACATTCGCCCGATAGAGTTTTTTAGTGTAACCACCCAAGACAAGGTAACGATGGAGGGTATGATGATTAAGCCGCCCAACTTCAACCCTGCCAAAAAATATCCAGTATTGTTTTATGTATATGGCGAGCCTTGGGGACAAACTGCTCGCGACACTTGGTCGTGGCGTAACCTTTGGTTTCACTCGCTGGCACAAAAAGGATATATTGTGATGAGTATGGACAACCGGGGGACACCTTCGCCGAAAGGAAGAAAATGGCGCAAGAGCATTTACCGAAAAATCGGGGTGGTTAACTCGCGCGATCAGGCAATGGGTGCTAAAGAAATAATGAAATGGAAGTTTGTAGACGCCAATCGCATTGGCGTATGGGGCTGGAGCGGTGGAGGCTCTATGACGCTTAACCTGTTGTTTCGTTACCCAGAAATCTATAAAACGGGCATGTCGGTGGCTCCGGTAGCCAACCAACTTTATTACGATAACATTTACCAGGAACGCTATATGGGCTTAATCACCGAAAATAAGGAAGATTTTATAGAAGGTTCGCCCATCACTTATGCCAAAAACCTACAAGGCAACTTGCTGTTGGTACACGGTACTGGTGATGACAATGTACACTATCAAAACGCTGAGGCGCTCATCAATGAATTGATTCGCCATAATAAGGTTTTTCAGGTAATGCCTTATCCCAACCGTTCGCACGGTATCTATGAGGGGCGCAACACGTCGCGTCACTTGTATACTACGCTTACTCAATATTTGTTGAAAAACCTGAAGCCGGGCTCAAAGCCTTAAATTGCATATACCATAAACACGAAGCCCCGTAAAATGATTGTTTTGCGGGGCTTTTTGGTTGGAGGCAAAAACGGGAAGGTAAAAGCTAACCGAAAACATAACTTTAGCAGATACCTGAGTTGAATAGGTGGGTTACTTGCAGGAACATTGTTCAGGTTAGCCTTTAGTAAGGTTGTTGGGTGCTTTCACCTTGGGCAAACCAATCCACTCGTGGTCAATATCGTGCATCAGCAGCGCATTGTCAAATACTACTGACCCTTGCGGGAAAACTGCTTCATTCTCAAAAAAACTTGAATGCACTTCTGCTACTTCCAGCAGCGATACCTTCCAGTTATACGCTTTAAGCTCCAGCCCATCATAACTTCCTGCTTTGTGTTCAGGTGAATAACCTACTGAGCCTTGCTCAAAAAAATCGGACACACAACTCAAATCATCGAATACACTTTGGGTATTCCACTGCTCCGTTTTTTTTGCTTTAATCGATAGCGAAGTATCATCGTCGCTCACAAAAGCTACTTCATAATTGCCGTTACCCTCATTCACCGTAAAATTGGCCAAATGATGTACTCCTGGAAACACCCTGCCACCCGCCAAAGAGTTAAGCCGCGATGAAGTGTCACGCCTTGGTATATAAACCCCTTCCTTGCGTTTTCCGTTTTCTGTCCATTCTACAGCAATGCGGTGTGCACCATTTTCTGACCCAATGCCTAT
This is a stretch of genomic DNA from Microscilla marina ATCC 23134. It encodes these proteins:
- a CDS encoding DUF2071 domain-containing protein, whose translation is MKIPRIKGLIDRRILINYQIAPEVLRRYLPPPFTPKLVKGKGIAGICLIRLKEIRPKGLPKAIGIGSENGAHRIAVEWTENGKRKEGVYIPRRDTSSRLNSLAGGRVFPGVHHLANFTVNEGNGNYEVAFVSDDDTSLSIKAKKTEQWNTQSVFDDLSCVSDFFEQGSVGYSPEHKAGSYDGLELKAYNWKVSLLEVAEVHSSFFENEAVFPQGSVVFDNALLMHDIDHEWIGLPKVKAPNNLTKG
- a CDS encoding S9 family peptidase; translated protein: MKKTYLGYIILWLCLLSAPLLAQTNKKQVTVDRLFLTSDFQVDYFSQPRWIEGGKAYTTLEASTKHKGARDIVKYDTRSGKRNVLIDAQKLIPSGQSKPLSISNYQWSADKQQLLIFTNTRRVWRYHTKGDYWVLSLKSGNLNQLGKGLPKSSLMFAKFSPNNQQVAYVSKHNVYVEQLTDNKIKQLTFNGTDRLINGTFDWAYEEEFNARDGFRWSPDSKQIAFWQVDARNIRNFYMINNTDSVYSQLVPVQYPKVGETPSACRVGVIDLNGGKTRWMAIPGNNQQNYLPRMMWGKQPGKVYVQQVNRKQNHLKVWACNTYTGKASQIYTEKETAWIDVVSQSDWKWLKKGNEFTWTTEKDGWRHLYKVAKDGSKQQLITQGNFDVVNVLEIDPKGGYCYFIASPDNPTQRYLYRASLYKKGKATRLTPSNQPGTHNYNVAPGGKYAIHTYSTANQPPVTELVTLPNHKVIKTLISNDKIKATLASLNIRPIEFFSVTTQDKVTMEGMMIKPPNFNPAKKYPVLFYVYGEPWGQTARDTWSWRNLWFHSLAQKGYIVMSMDNRGTPSPKGRKWRKSIYRKIGVVNSRDQAMGAKEIMKWKFVDANRIGVWGWSGGGSMTLNLLFRYPEIYKTGMSVAPVANQLYYDNIYQERYMGLITENKEDFIEGSPITYAKNLQGNLLLVHGTGDDNVHYQNAEALINELIRHNKVFQVMPYPNRSHGIYEGRNTSRHLYTTLTQYLLKNLKPGSKP